The following nucleotide sequence is from Psychroflexus torquis ATCC 700755.
CAGATATGCAGATTTTAGGAACACTAAACAATGGGATACCTAGGGGGCAGTATGGTAATGCAAGGGTTTATAATCATGATGGAATTGATCTTAAGGCATTCTTTCGTACACCAATATTTGCTGCAAAGACTCGTGTTGTCGCAAATACACCTTTTCAAGATAATTGGATCTATGGTGATAATAATGCTGGGAATAGATTGTATATTAACACAGATTTAGGGCTTGAAAATAATTTCCAGCTTGGATATTGGCATTTGAATGAGGTTATAGTAGATCGAAATGAAATCGTCACTAAAGGTCAACTAATCGGATACACAGGTGTGAGTGGGAATGTCTTAAGTAAATTTAGTGCAGGGCTTCATCTTCACGTTAGGGCTAGATTAAAAGGACAAAAAGCGAATCCTGAAGATTTTTTTGGAGCCAACTTTAACGAAGATGGAGACAACACAAATAATTGTAATTAAAATAAATAATATGAAAACTAAACTTAATAATTATACTTACATATTCATTTTATTCTTTTCCACAAGTGTAACCTTAGGACAAGAAAATTGTAGTTTCGATACTTCCGATCTTACCATTGAACTTAATGGATGGGATATTGATAGAACAGATTACACACACGAAAATTTCCTGAACTGTACAGGTTTACAAAATAAGAGTCAATTCGATAACCCTAAACTCGATTATAGCGGAGAAAAGGACACAGCGGAATTTGGTTACCCTTGGTATTACTATTACTCGGGTACTAATTTCATACATTTTGCAGGAGTTGTGGAAAGTTTGGGAAACTATAACGGACTAAAACGCATTAATAATTTTGTAATAAGAGAAAGAGGTGTATTTAATCTAAATGGCGTTCAAGTAGGTGATAGTTTAGCTGATCTTGAACAGGAATTTAGTGGTGTAAATTTCTGTACAAAAACAATTGATTCGAGTAAAAAAGCTTTATTTATAAGATATGAGTACTTTACATTAGGGTTTTTAATTTCTTCGGCGGATGATACTATTCAAGAAATAGAATTGTATTCTCCTATATAAACATCCTAAATACTATTATGAAAAATTTAATTTGCTTAACAATCGTATTATTTTCAGTATTAAACTGTAACGCCCAAGAGGAAATACAAATAGTTGAGTGAGAGTCTAAATATAGATTGTAATCAGGAGATAGTATTCAAATTAAGCTCTATTAACTCTCACGCCTACCAAGGTAGCTTGCGTTCTGATTTAAATGATCGTGATACCACTAGTTGTATATTTTTTAATTCAGGTTTCGCTGAGTTTGAGACTCAAATACTAAGTCAATCTTACGGAAATTTTTATTTTCTTGATGGTGCCACTTTTTAAAGACCAGTATCTATAAATACTAGTCTAATTATCTTAAAGTCAAAGTTATGTAATTCAAAAAATAAACTTACTTTTGCACCTCATTATTAATAACGGGAGTCGAGAACTCCAAAATTTAATTTTTTATGCCAGTTAAAATAAGATTACAAAGACACGGAAAAAAAGGAAAACCTTTTTTCTGGATCGTCGCAGCAGATGCTCGTGCTAAAAGAGATGGAAAATACCTCGAGAAATTAGGGATTTATAATCCTGTCACTCAACCTGCAACTATTGAGCTTAATGTAGATTCATCTGTAAAATGGTTACGAAATGGTGCACAACCAACGGATACCGCAAAACGTATTTTATCTTACAAAGGCGCTATGATGAAAAAGCACCTGTTAGCAGGTGTGGATAAAGGAGCGTTAACAGAGGAAGAAGCAGAGAAAAAATTCCAAGCTTGGTTGTCTGAAAAAGGAGATAAAATTCTTACTGCTGAAGAAAGAGTAGCGAAAACTAAAGAAGCTGAAAGAGAAAAAGCATTGGAAGCTGAAAGAGAAGTGAATGCTAAGCGTGAAGCTGAAGCAAAAGCTATTCAAGACGAGGAAGATGCTAAAGTTAAAGCAGAAGCTGAGGCTAAGGCCGCAGCAGAATCTGAAAAAGAAACTCCTGCTTCTGAAGATTCTAAAGAAGCTTAACATTTTTGAGATGACTAAAGATGAATGTTTTTATTTAGGTCAGATCGTAAGTAAATTTAGTTTTAAAGGTGAGTTGCAAATCAAGTTAGATACCGACGAGCCCGAACTTTATAAAAATTTGGAATCAATTTTTGTGGATTACCGCAATAAATTGATTCCTTTTTTTGTGGAAAAATCCAATCTTCAAAAGAGTAGTTTATTACGCGTAAAACTAGAGGAAGTCAACGAAGAAGCAGATGCTGACGACTTGCTAAAAAGAAACGTTTACTTGCCATTAACTAAGTTACCCAAACTTGGAGGTAATAAATTTTACTATCATGAAGTCATCGGTTATAAAGCGGTAGATGCCACTCATGGTGAGATTGGGACTATAAAGTTTATTAATGATCAAACTATGCAAGCTCTTTTCTTTATTGACTTTAATGATAAAGAAATAATTATTCCTGTGAATGACAGGTTTATTCAAAAAGTGGACAAGGATGAACATATCATTTACTTTCAAACTCCAGAGGGTTTAATAGATATGTATTTAGAAGATTAGTTTTTAATCTAGACTCTTTCGTTTAGCATCTAATTTTAAGAATACCAGTACCAAGATTAAAAACCCCCATAACCCAGATCCTCCATAACTAAAAAATGGAAGCGGTATACCAACTGTAGGAAATAGACCTATCACCATCGCAATGTTCACAAAAAAGTGAACAAAAATAACAGATAATACAGAATAGCCGTACACTCTGCTAAATTGACTTTTTTGGCGTTCTGCTAAATGAAATAGCCTAAAAATGAGTACAGTAAATAATATTACCACAGCACTTGTTCCCAAAAACCCCCACTCTTCACCTACCGTGCTGAAGATGTAATCTGTATGTTGCTCCGGTACAAAACGACCTTGAGTTTGTGATCCTTTTAGCCATCCTTTTCCCAGCCATCCTCCACTGCCTATGGCGACTTCGCTTTGGTAAAGATTAAAAGCAGAGCCTCGAATATCATTGGTTTCTCCTATAATAACATCGAACCTATCTTTTTGATGAGGAAGCAGTACAGAATTCAATATGAAATTGACAGAATATGAAAACCCCAAACTAAAGAGAAGAGTTAAGAAATAAATCCAAAACCTTGGTTTTCGTTTTCTGTTGAATAAGTAAATCATGATAAGGACCGCTACAAAAACGGGAGCAAAAATTCCAAATCCAAACTTGAGAGTAATCATGAAAATGGCTACAGATAGAAATCCCACGCTCAAGTAAGCTTGTGGAAGTCCCTCTCTATATAAAGGGATGACAAATGCCAAATAAATAAGTGCGCTACCAGCATCTGGTTGAAGCATGATGAGCGCTAGTGGGATTCCAATAATGGCGAAAGCCTTAAGTTGTGAAACAAACTTTGAAAGGTCATTATTGATTTCACTTATATACTTTGCCAAAGCTAGTGCTACTGCTGTTTTTACAAACTCGGCTGGTTGTATACTAAAAGGTCCAAAGGAATACCAAGCCGTTTGGCCAGCAATAGTCTTACCAAAAACGAAGAGTCCTATAAGAGATAATATGGCTACGATATAAATAATGTTTGCAAACCTTTCGAAAAATTTGCTTTCTAGTGCTAGAACAATTACGGCTATCACTACCCCCAAAATAATCCATAGTAGCTGCTTTCCATAAATTTTAGAAATATCAAAAATGCTTTCATCTGGATTAACAAATGTAGTAGAGTATATATTTACCCACCCAAAGCTTATTAATATAATTATAATTAAAATGGTGAGCCAGTCAATCTGCAATAGAGTTTTAGGCATACTTACTGGTTAATTTTAAAAGGTTCACCAGAATAAGGTTTAGCGTACTCGTCTTCCAAAGTATGGTTGAGAATCCAGTCTTCAAGGTCTTTTCGTTCAATATTATCTTTCAGATATTTCTCTATCATCAAAGTAGATATTCTACCAGCATATCTAGATCCCCAATATCCATTTTCTACAAAAACAGCCAAGGCTATCTTGGGGTTATCTTTTGGAGCAAAGGCAATAAAAATAGAGTGGTCTGTCAATTGCATCCTTTCCCCATCGATTTTTACGTAATTCTCTGATGTTCCTGTTTTGCCACAAACTTCTATGCCGGGGACTCTAAGAAACGTAGCTGTCCCGTAATTAAAAACATCATGCATCCCTTGAATAATCGGCTCAAAATGCTCTTTATCTATGGTGGTTACTTGTTTTGTAGTATACTTCTTATTGTCAACTGGCTTGTCGTCTATTGATTTTATAATATGGGGTCTGTAGAACCAACCTTTATTAGCGATCGCTGCTGTTGCATTAGCAAGTTGAATAGGAGTAGTGAGCACTTCCCCCTGACCGATGGCGTTGGATAAAGTAGCGCTGGCGTACCAATTATAAGTAGGATATCTATAAACTTTGTTATAATAATCAGAGTCTGGTAGTAATCCTGCTCTTCCTACGGGTAAATCATAACCTAAATAATCGCCAAGACCAAAACTAGCCATATGCCCTCGCCAGACGTCGATCCCTTTTTGAGGAGTGTCATATTTTTCGATAGTCCTTCTATAGATTTGTGCAAAATAGGCATTACAAGAATGTGCAATTCCAGTAACCATTTCTACTGGACTCGGGTGATGGTGACAGCCCATTCTTACACCTCTTGCATAGGTATATCCTCCGCTGCACCTAAAACTTTCTTCTAGCCCAACAACCCCTTCCTGTAAAGCTACGAGTCCTGTTAAAGCTTTAAATGGAGAGCCTGGCGCATAAATAGCCTGTAAGGCTCTATTATATAAGGGTTTATTAATAGTGTCGTAATAAAGTTTCGTGAAATTTTTTGATCGCTTTCTTCCTACCAAAATATCGGGATCATAAGAAGGGGCTGTAATTAAACTTAAAATTTCTCCAGTACTCGGTTCTATGGCTACAATACCACCTCGTTTACCTTTCATCAGTTTTTCTCCATAGGCTTGCAATTCAGCATCTATAGTAAGGTGGAGATCGCTTCCCTTTTTAGATAAAGTGTCAAACTTACCTTCCTTAAAGGGTTTGATGTTTTTATTGTGAATATCTCTTAGATAATGCTTAACGCCTCGCTCACCTCTTAAAGCCTCTTCATACTGTTCTTCAACTCCCTGTTTTCCCTTTAGATCTCCCGATTGATAATAGGAATTTCGTGAAATCTCTCTATCTCCAACCTCAGCGATATATCCTAAAATATTAGCACTATGGTTAATAGTATAATCTCTTAACGACCTTTTCTGAATGTAAAACCCTTGGTATTTATGCATGCGTTCTTGGAGAACAGCATATTCTTTTTTGGTAAGCTGAGGAGTAATCACAGAAGACAATCTTGGGGAGTATCGCCACGCTTTTTCCAGCTGAATTTTGAGTCGCTGTGGAGTCAATTTTAATAAACTGGCAAGCTCTAAAGTGTCAAAGTTTTTTACTTCCTGGGGAACAGCAATGACATCGTAAGCAGGTTGGTTACCTACCATCAGTTTTCCATTTCGGTCATAGATATATCCTCGTTGAGGATAATCGTATACTTTACGTACAGAAATATTGGTCGACACCTCGTCATAACTCTCGTCCAAAATTTGCAAATAAAATAAACGGATTAAAAAAAGAAATGCGGCAAAACTAACTAAAACAATGGGGAGCAACTTTCTCATTTACGGTTCTTTCGGATTAAATTTAAGGTGATCATTATTAATAATATACTGAAAATAGAAGAATAAATTGTTTTCTCTACAAAAAATAATAGATGATCTACATTAAAAATTTCTAAGCTGAAAAGTACAGTATGATGGACCAAAACCATAAGGCTTACATAACTGAACCTTTCCCTAAATGGGGCGTCATAAAATTTAAGGGTTTGGTAATCGTAACTCAATCCGAAGGCATTTCTCAAAAATAAAGGTCTTAAGTAAGCAATTGTCAGTGTTGCAGCTGCATGAATTCCACCGCTATCTTCAAAAATATCCATACTAATCCCTAAAATAAATGCAAGAAAGAGCTTTTGTACAGAATTGATATTGAAAGGAAGTAAGATGATAAGTAACTGGTAGATAATCGGATTGATGTAACCAAAAACATTAAACTCATCCAAGATTAAAACTTGAATTAATATAAGAAGGACAAACCTGATACTATTTATAAAATAGGTTTTCATCTATCGTAAATCTGGATTTAGTAGTTCTAAGGCTTCTGTTTTTCGGCTGTTTTCTATGATATATATATGCTTTAAGTTAGTCATATCATTAAAAAGTTTAACATCAATAAAATAATATCCTATGTTTTCGTCCAATTGAAAATTACTTATGATACCGATAGGAACATTTTCAGGAAAAACCAAAGAACGCCCTCCTGTGGTGATCGTATCTCCAAGCTTTACAGGTGCAGACCTTGGTACATCAATAAGGCTTAAAATATTTGGATCTTTTCCATCCCAAGTAAGTGTCCCAAAATGATAGGTTTTTTTAAGCTTAGCGTTAATAGAGGTATTGGTATTCAGAATAGAAATAACCCTTGAGTATTTTGGACTTACGTCTTGGATGATTCCTACGATACCTTGACTGGAGATAACACCTAAGTCTTCAGAAATACTATCCTTGGTGCCGCCTTCAATCAATAAAAAGTTATCGATTTTATCGTAATGGTTAGAGATCACTCTAGATCTGGTTATCTTATATAAACTATCCTCTATAAATTCAAGCTTTATAGGTAAGCTATCTTTTGCTGAAGGGATGTTCAATAATTTTCGTCTCAAGTTTTCATTCTCCTTTTGAAGA
It contains:
- a CDS encoding M23 family metallopeptidase, producing the protein MFGECDCIDGFAEDGDGNCVGIPCPRDPLADMQILGTLNNGIPRGQYGNARVYNHDGIDLKAFFRTPIFAAKTRVVANTPFQDNWIYGDNNAGNRLYINTDLGLENNFQLGYWHLNEVIVDRNEIVTKGQLIGYTGVSGNVLSKFSAGLHLHVRARLKGQKANPEDFFGANFNEDGDNTNNCN
- a CDS encoding 30S ribosomal protein S16, with translation MPVKIRLQRHGKKGKPFFWIVAADARAKRDGKYLEKLGIYNPVTQPATIELNVDSSVKWLRNGAQPTDTAKRILSYKGAMMKKHLLAGVDKGALTEEEAEKKFQAWLSEKGDKILTAEERVAKTKEAEREKALEAEREVNAKREAEAKAIQDEEDAKVKAEAEAKAAAESEKETPASEDSKEA
- the rimM gene encoding ribosome maturation factor RimM (Essential for efficient processing of 16S rRNA), whose product is MTKDECFYLGQIVSKFSFKGELQIKLDTDEPELYKNLESIFVDYRNKLIPFFVEKSNLQKSSLLRVKLEEVNEEADADDLLKRNVYLPLTKLPKLGGNKFYYHEVIGYKAVDATHGEIGTIKFINDQTMQALFFIDFNDKEIIIPVNDRFIQKVDKDEHIIYFQTPEGLIDMYLED
- the rodA gene encoding rod shape-determining protein RodA, with amino-acid sequence MPKTLLQIDWLTILIIIILISFGWVNIYSTTFVNPDESIFDISKIYGKQLLWIILGVVIAVIVLALESKFFERFANIIYIVAILSLIGLFVFGKTIAGQTAWYSFGPFSIQPAEFVKTAVALALAKYISEINNDLSKFVSQLKAFAIIGIPLALIMLQPDAGSALIYLAFVIPLYREGLPQAYLSVGFLSVAIFMITLKFGFGIFAPVFVAVLIMIYLFNRKRKPRFWIYFLTLLFSLGFSYSVNFILNSVLLPHQKDRFDVIIGETNDIRGSAFNLYQSEVAIGSGGWLGKGWLKGSQTQGRFVPEQHTDYIFSTVGEEWGFLGTSAVVILFTVLIFRLFHLAERQKSQFSRVYGYSVLSVIFVHFFVNIAMVIGLFPTVGIPLPFFSYGGSGLWGFLILVLVFLKLDAKRKSLD
- the mrdA gene encoding penicillin-binding protein 2; translated protein: MRKLLPIVLVSFAAFLFLIRLFYLQILDESYDEVSTNISVRKVYDYPQRGYIYDRNGKLMVGNQPAYDVIAVPQEVKNFDTLELASLLKLTPQRLKIQLEKAWRYSPRLSSVITPQLTKKEYAVLQERMHKYQGFYIQKRSLRDYTINHSANILGYIAEVGDREISRNSYYQSGDLKGKQGVEEQYEEALRGERGVKHYLRDIHNKNIKPFKEGKFDTLSKKGSDLHLTIDAELQAYGEKLMKGKRGGIVAIEPSTGEILSLITAPSYDPDILVGRKRSKNFTKLYYDTINKPLYNRALQAIYAPGSPFKALTGLVALQEGVVGLEESFRCSGGYTYARGVRMGCHHHPSPVEMVTGIAHSCNAYFAQIYRRTIEKYDTPQKGIDVWRGHMASFGLGDYLGYDLPVGRAGLLPDSDYYNKVYRYPTYNWYASATLSNAIGQGEVLTTPIQLANATAAIANKGWFYRPHIIKSIDDKPVDNKKYTTKQVTTIDKEHFEPIIQGMHDVFNYGTATFLRVPGIEVCGKTGTSENYVKIDGERMQLTDHSIFIAFAPKDNPKIALAVFVENGYWGSRYAGRISTLMIEKYLKDNIERKDLEDWILNHTLEDEYAKPYSGEPFKINQ
- the mreC gene encoding rod shape-determining protein MreC, translated to MQQIIIFLIKNKTGLVFIILMTIALGLTFKSHTYHNSKLVSSANFISGTVLGSSENIHQYFDLKVQNEILQKENENLRRKLLNIPSAKDSLPIKLEFIEDSLYKITRSRVISNHYDKIDNFLLIEGGTKDSISEDLGVISSQGIVGIIQDVSPKYSRVISILNTNTSINAKLKKTYHFGTLTWDGKDPNILSLIDVPRSAPVKLGDTITTGGRSLVFPENVPIGIISNFQLDENIGYYFIDVKLFNDMTNLKHIYIIENSRKTEALELLNPDLR